Proteins from one Mycobacterium sp. HUMS_12744610 genomic window:
- a CDS encoding antitoxin has product MGFLDKAKALLSQNAETVEKAIDTAGAFVDDKTQGNYSDTIHKVAEEAKKAAGSTADQQG; this is encoded by the coding sequence ATGGGATTCCTGGACAAGGCGAAGGCCCTGCTGTCGCAGAACGCGGAGACTGTCGAGAAGGCCATCGACACCGCCGGCGCGTTCGTCGACGACAAGACGCAGGGCAACTACTCCGACACCATCCACAAGGTGGCCGAAGAGGCCAAGAAGGCGGCCGGTTCCACGGCCGATCAGCAGGGCTGA
- a CDS encoding VOC family protein: MSEHEVKMIILSTDDLDESIRFYSETLGMPLKFRDGTHFAALDGGPVTLALATAVDHPIHGQVVVGIKTADVDAAAKAVEDSGGGIVRAPYDDAHERRAVVYDNKGNGLVFYKPLAR, encoded by the coding sequence TTGAGCGAACACGAAGTGAAGATGATCATCTTGTCGACCGACGACTTGGACGAGTCGATCCGGTTCTACAGCGAGACGCTGGGAATGCCGCTGAAGTTTCGCGACGGAACCCATTTCGCGGCCCTCGACGGCGGGCCGGTGACCCTCGCGCTGGCGACCGCGGTGGACCACCCCATTCACGGACAGGTCGTCGTGGGCATCAAAACCGCCGACGTCGACGCCGCGGCCAAGGCGGTGGAGGACAGTGGTGGCGGCATCGTGCGGGCCCCCTACGACGACGCACACGAACGCCGTGCCGTGGTCTACGACAACAAGGGCAACGGCCTGGTCTTCTACAAGCCGCTGGCCCGGTGA
- a CDS encoding DUF4185 domain-containing protein produces MSAILRSLALSMASAAAIGLTVAIGTAPSATATPCSAPEANIPPPNTQPTMPAPGPVVQPPTGRRPAHTNDSAPLPKLGPLISSLLKPVAPNTRYAAPLQPQAGVVPPAPNPPAPPPPNATQLAPNAAPVQPPPAPEAEVPSIAGAPTSLVDFVTGTNSPNQTLKRFGISGTDLGIAWDNGDPVNHQVLMAFGDTFGYCSVHGQQWRYNTLFRSSDRDLSQGIHIADGVPNNRYSGSPVWTSGLSKQVVNSIHKAPHETGIIPTAAISVGRTQFMNYMSIRQWGRDGEWSTNYSAIARSLDNGQTWGVYPGTIRTASPDAIPGARFVPGNENFQMGAFMKGNDGYLYSFGTPSGRGGNAYLARVQPGVLPDLSKYQYWNGDSNTWVPADPGAATPVIPGPVGEMSAQYNNYLKQYLVLYTNGGSNDIVARTAPAPQGPWSPEQPLVSSFQMPGGIYAPMIHPWSSGRDLYFNLSLWSAYDVMLMHTVLP; encoded by the coding sequence ATGTCGGCGATTCTTCGAAGCCTGGCGCTTTCGATGGCGTCGGCGGCTGCTATTGGACTCACCGTCGCGATAGGTACCGCCCCGTCGGCGACCGCCACGCCTTGCAGTGCGCCGGAAGCGAACATTCCGCCGCCCAACACCCAGCCGACCATGCCGGCGCCCGGGCCCGTGGTGCAACCGCCGACGGGTCGTCGCCCCGCGCACACCAACGACAGCGCGCCGCTGCCGAAGCTAGGTCCGCTGATCTCGTCCCTGCTCAAGCCCGTCGCTCCGAACACGCGGTACGCCGCACCACTGCAGCCGCAGGCGGGCGTCGTCCCGCCCGCGCCCAACCCCCCGGCCCCGCCGCCGCCGAATGCGACCCAGCTGGCACCCAACGCCGCACCCGTGCAACCGCCGCCGGCGCCGGAGGCGGAGGTGCCCTCTATCGCGGGGGCCCCGACGTCCCTCGTCGACTTCGTGACCGGGACCAACAGCCCCAACCAAACCCTCAAGCGGTTCGGCATCTCCGGGACCGACCTCGGGATCGCCTGGGACAACGGGGATCCCGTTAACCACCAGGTGCTCATGGCCTTCGGCGACACGTTCGGCTACTGCAGCGTGCACGGCCAGCAGTGGCGCTACAACACGCTCTTCCGCAGCTCGGACCGCGATTTGTCCCAGGGCATCCACATCGCCGACGGCGTACCCAACAACAGGTACTCCGGGTCGCCGGTCTGGACGAGCGGCCTTTCCAAACAGGTCGTCAACAGCATCCACAAGGCCCCCCACGAGACGGGGATCATTCCCACCGCGGCCATCTCCGTCGGGCGAACCCAGTTCATGAACTACATGTCCATCCGGCAATGGGGCCGCGACGGCGAGTGGTCGACGAACTATTCGGCGATCGCGAGATCGCTTGACAATGGCCAGACTTGGGGCGTGTACCCCGGGACCATCCGAACCGCCTCACCGGACGCCATCCCCGGCGCCCGGTTCGTCCCGGGGAACGAGAACTTCCAGATGGGCGCGTTCATGAAGGGTAACGACGGCTACCTCTATTCGTTCGGCACCCCGTCCGGCCGCGGCGGGAACGCATACCTGGCGCGGGTGCAGCCGGGCGTCCTGCCCGACCTGAGCAAATACCAGTACTGGAACGGAGACTCCAATACCTGGGTCCCGGCCGATCCGGGGGCTGCGACGCCGGTGATCCCGGGCCCGGTCGGGGAGATGTCGGCCCAGTACAACAACTACCTCAAGCAGTACCTGGTGCTCTACACCAACGGCGGCAGCAACGACATCGTGGCGAGGACGGCGCCCGCCCCACAGGGGCCGTGGAGTCCCGAGCAGCCGCTCGTGTCGTCGTTCCAGATGCCCGGTGGCATCTACGCGCCGATGATCCATCCCTGGTCGTCGGGCAGGGACTTGTACTTCAACCTGTCGCTGTGGTCGGCCTACGACGTGATGTTGATGCACACGGTGCTGCCGTAG
- a CDS encoding cation-translocating P-type ATPase, whose protein sequence is MTPGGAVGLTDAEVARRVADGQGNTTPRRATRSVAAIVRANVFTRINAILGVLLLIVLATGSLINGLFGLLIVANSVIGMVQEIRAKQTLDKLAIIGQAKPLVRRACGTRALPPEQVVRDDVIELGPGDQVVVDGEIVEENNLEIDESLLTGEADPIAKDTGDAVMSGSFVVAGTGAYRATNVGPESYVARLAEEASKFSLVNSELRKGINRILQFITYLLVPAGLLTIYTQLFTTHVGWRQSVLRTVGALVPMVPEGLVLLTSIAFAVGVVRLGQRRCLVQELPAIEGLARVDVVCADKTGTLTESGMRVREVQELAATSEAVADVLAALAAADSRPNASMQAIAESYDRPPGWIATASAPFKSATKWSGVSFRDHGHWVIGAPDVLLDPASAAAQQAERLGARGLRVLLLGAAEDAVDRPGAPGRVRAVALVVLEQKVRPDARDTLEYFAEQGVSVKVLSGDNAVSVAAVAGQLGLYGETMDTRRLPGGDAALADALESHTTFGRVRPDQKRAIVHALQSRGHTVAMTGDGVNDVLALKDADIGVAMGAGSPASRAVAQIVLLDNRFATLPYVVGEGRRVIGNIERVANLFLTKTVYSVLLALLVGTECLFAKPLNADPLLYPFQPIHVTIAAWFTIGIPSFILSLAPNNERAQPGFVRRVLTSALPSGLIVGVATFVSYLAAYQGRHATFRQQDQASTAALITLLVTALWVLAVVARPYQWWRVALVAGSGLAYVVIFSIPLARQKFLLDPSNVTVTAVALAIGVLGAAAIEALWWMRARMLGESPRLWRQAGQQAK, encoded by the coding sequence ATGACACCGGGCGGCGCCGTCGGCCTGACCGACGCCGAGGTGGCCCGGCGGGTCGCCGACGGCCAGGGCAACACCACCCCGCGACGCGCCACCCGCAGCGTCGCCGCGATCGTCCGCGCCAACGTCTTCACCCGGATCAACGCGATCCTGGGGGTGTTGCTGCTGATCGTGCTCGCGACCGGCTCGTTGATCAACGGGCTGTTCGGCCTGCTGATCGTCGCCAACAGCGTCATCGGCATGGTCCAGGAGATCCGCGCCAAGCAGACGCTGGACAAGCTGGCGATCATCGGGCAGGCGAAACCGTTGGTGCGCAGGGCCTGCGGGACGCGCGCGTTGCCGCCCGAGCAGGTCGTGCGCGACGACGTCATCGAGCTGGGACCCGGTGACCAGGTTGTCGTCGACGGCGAGATCGTCGAGGAGAACAACCTGGAGATCGACGAATCGCTGCTGACCGGGGAGGCCGATCCGATCGCCAAGGACACCGGCGACGCGGTGATGTCGGGCAGCTTCGTCGTCGCCGGCACCGGGGCCTACCGGGCGACGAACGTCGGGCCGGAATCCTACGTCGCCAGGCTCGCCGAGGAGGCCAGCAAGTTCAGCCTGGTGAATTCCGAACTGCGCAAGGGCATCAACCGGATCCTGCAGTTCATCACCTACCTGCTGGTGCCGGCGGGCCTGTTGACCATCTACACCCAGTTGTTCACCACCCACGTCGGGTGGCGGCAGTCGGTGTTGCGCACGGTCGGTGCGCTGGTGCCGATGGTGCCCGAGGGGCTGGTGCTGCTGACGTCGATCGCGTTCGCCGTCGGCGTCGTCAGGCTGGGCCAACGTCGTTGCCTGGTACAGGAACTGCCGGCCATCGAGGGCCTGGCCCGCGTCGACGTCGTCTGCGCCGACAAGACGGGCACGCTGACCGAGAGCGGCATGCGGGTCCGCGAGGTCCAGGAACTGGCCGCGACCTCCGAAGCCGTCGCCGACGTCCTGGCCGCGCTGGCGGCCGCCGACTCGCGACCGAATGCCAGCATGCAGGCGATCGCAGAATCCTACGACCGCCCACCCGGCTGGATCGCCACGGCGAGTGCGCCGTTCAAGTCGGCGACCAAGTGGAGCGGCGTGTCCTTCCGTGACCACGGCCACTGGGTGATCGGGGCGCCCGACGTGCTGCTCGACCCCGCGTCGGCGGCCGCGCAGCAGGCCGAGCGTCTCGGGGCGCGGGGGCTGCGGGTGTTGCTGTTGGGTGCCGCCGAGGATGCCGTCGACCGCCCGGGCGCACCGGGCCGCGTGCGAGCGGTCGCCCTGGTGGTGCTCGAGCAGAAGGTGCGCCCCGACGCTCGCGATACCTTGGAATACTTTGCTGAGCAAGGGGTTTCCGTCAAGGTGCTGTCCGGCGACAACGCGGTGTCGGTGGCCGCGGTGGCCGGTCAGCTCGGGCTGTACGGGGAGACGATGGACACGCGGCGGCTGCCGGGCGGGGACGCGGCCCTGGCCGACGCGCTGGAGTCCCACACCACCTTCGGTCGGGTGCGCCCCGACCAGAAGCGCGCCATCGTGCATGCGCTGCAATCGCGCGGCCACACCGTGGCGATGACCGGTGACGGCGTCAACGACGTGCTGGCCCTCAAGGACGCGGATATCGGTGTCGCGATGGGTGCGGGCAGCCCGGCGTCGCGGGCGGTCGCGCAAATCGTGTTGCTGGACAACAGGTTCGCCACGCTTCCCTATGTCGTCGGCGAGGGCAGGCGGGTGATCGGCAACATCGAGCGGGTCGCCAACCTGTTCCTGACCAAGACGGTGTATTCGGTGCTGCTGGCGTTGCTGGTCGGTACCGAATGCCTGTTCGCCAAACCCCTGAACGCCGATCCGCTGCTCTACCCGTTCCAGCCGATCCACGTCACCATCGCGGCGTGGTTCACGATCGGGATCCCCTCGTTCATCCTGTCGCTGGCGCCCAACAACGAGCGCGCCCAACCCGGTTTCGTGCGGCGGGTGCTGACGTCGGCGCTGCCGTCCGGACTGATCGTGGGCGTCGCGACATTCGTCTCCTACCTGGCCGCCTACCAGGGCCGCCACGCCACGTTCCGGCAGCAGGATCAGGCGTCGACCGCCGCGCTGATCACGCTGCTGGTCACCGCGCTGTGGGTGCTGGCCGTGGTGGCACGGCCGTACCAGTGGTGGCGGGTGGCGCTCGTGGCCGGCTCCGGGCTGGCCTATGTGGTGATCTTCAGCATCCCGCTGGCCCGGCAGAAGTTCCTGCTGGATCCTTCCAATGTGACGGTCACCGCGGTTGCGCTGGCGATCGGTGTGCTGGGTGCCGCGGCCATCGAGGCGCTGTGGTGGATGCGGGCCAGGATGCTCGGCGAGTCCCCGCGGCTGTGGCGGCAGGCCGGGCAACAGGCAAAGTAG
- a CDS encoding Fic family protein has protein sequence MTSLRPITYEDVRWEPQGTRYASAALPKYGTYHPAVPANIAELILDLPPSMLAEAESASREITRFDAELGGDIAPLAAVLLRSESAASSQIENLTASARAIAEAELPGGRAKRNAQMIVANTAAMQAAVALSDTVDADAILAMHHALMANEPRHTQGEFRTEPVWIGGGSTPIGATFVGPRHELVPGAIDDLIAFAQRADVPALPQIAVAHAQFETIHPFTDGNGRTGRALVQAMLRNKGLTRQVTVPVSAGLLADTGAYFAALTTYRDGDAAPIVERFSQASVLAIANGRQLVADIRDIRETWNDVITARSDSAVWKVADLLTRRPVVNAALLAHELGIGSTNAHRYLNPLTEAGILVETTSGPRNRVWRSPAVLAALDAFAERAGRRG, from the coding sequence GTGACTTCACTTCGCCCCATCACCTACGAGGACGTTCGTTGGGAACCACAGGGGACGCGGTACGCGAGCGCGGCGCTGCCGAAGTACGGCACCTACCACCCTGCCGTGCCGGCCAACATTGCCGAGCTGATCCTGGACCTGCCGCCGTCCATGCTCGCAGAAGCCGAATCCGCCAGCCGCGAGATCACGCGCTTCGACGCCGAACTCGGAGGCGATATCGCGCCGCTTGCCGCCGTGTTGCTGCGGTCAGAGTCCGCCGCCAGCTCGCAGATCGAGAACCTGACCGCATCAGCCCGCGCTATCGCCGAGGCCGAGCTGCCCGGCGGCAGGGCCAAGCGCAACGCTCAGATGATCGTCGCCAACACCGCTGCGATGCAAGCAGCGGTCGCCCTGTCCGACACTGTTGACGCCGACGCCATCCTGGCGATGCACCACGCGTTGATGGCCAACGAGCCACGCCATACACAAGGCGAATTCCGTACCGAGCCAGTGTGGATCGGCGGCGGCTCCACCCCCATCGGCGCGACATTCGTCGGCCCGCGCCACGAGCTGGTCCCCGGCGCGATTGACGACTTGATCGCCTTCGCGCAGCGCGCCGACGTTCCCGCACTGCCGCAGATCGCGGTGGCCCATGCACAGTTCGAGACCATTCACCCCTTCACCGACGGGAACGGACGCACGGGCCGCGCACTGGTACAAGCCATGCTGCGCAACAAAGGCTTGACCCGCCAGGTGACGGTGCCGGTCTCGGCCGGGCTGCTGGCCGACACGGGCGCATACTTCGCCGCGCTGACCACCTACCGCGACGGTGACGCCGCGCCGATTGTCGAGCGCTTCTCACAGGCCAGCGTCCTGGCTATCGCGAACGGGCGTCAGCTGGTCGCCGACATTCGCGATATCCGCGAAACCTGGAACGACGTGATCACGGCGCGGTCCGACTCGGCGGTGTGGAAGGTCGCTGATTTGTTGACCCGCCGCCCGGTCGTCAACGCTGCCCTACTCGCGCACGAGCTGGGCATCGGGTCCACCAACGCTCACCGCTACCTCAACCCGCTCACCGAGGCGGGAATCCTCGTCGAGACGACCAGCGGGCCCCGCAACCGCGTGTGGCGTTCTCCTGCAGTGCTCGCTGCACTCGACGCGTTCGCCGAACGGGCCGGACGGCGGGGCTGA
- a CDS encoding IS256 family transposase, translating into MAEMFTEETLDSLIKDAVKTGTPIDGADGLLNQLTKAVLERALNAELTHHLGYEAGDPAGRGSGNSRNGTTPKTVTTVNGPVQIDAPRDRNGSFEPAIVPKKTRRLNNINSVVLSLYSRGMTTRDIEAHLQEVYGASVSRELISNITEVVVDEIKAWQARPLDEVYPILYIDGLRLRIGDNGVITTKVAYLAIGVDLEGRKHALGCWIQDSEGAKFWQKVVIDLRNRGVRDILIACCDGLTGLPDAIRSIYPDTVVQTCVVHVIRNAMRFVSYKDRKKVATAMRAIYSAPTVDGAELALKEFDQQFGAQYPGAIDVWHNAWGEFVPFLDYPVELRKIVYTTNAIESINFQLRKITKNRGHFTDKDAAMKLLYLGLRNISSERGGYSGTGTHNWTVALNTLARLFPGRIPLC; encoded by the coding sequence CTGGCCGAGATGTTCACCGAAGAGACGCTGGACTCGTTGATTAAGGATGCGGTGAAGACCGGGACCCCGATCGACGGCGCGGACGGTTTGCTGAACCAGCTGACTAAGGCCGTGCTGGAGCGGGCGCTGAATGCGGAGCTAACCCACCATCTGGGCTATGAGGCCGGCGATCCGGCCGGACGCGGATCGGGAAATTCGCGCAACGGCACCACGCCGAAAACGGTGACCACCGTCAACGGCCCGGTGCAGATCGATGCGCCGCGTGATCGCAACGGCTCGTTTGAGCCGGCGATTGTGCCGAAGAAGACCCGCCGGCTCAACAACATCAATTCGGTGGTGTTGTCGCTGTATTCACGGGGAATGACCACCCGCGATATCGAAGCCCACCTGCAGGAGGTCTATGGGGCGTCGGTGTCGCGGGAGTTGATCTCCAATATCACCGAGGTGGTGGTCGATGAGATCAAGGCCTGGCAGGCCCGCCCGCTCGATGAGGTCTACCCGATCCTCTACATCGATGGGCTGCGGCTGCGGATCGGCGACAACGGGGTCATCACCACCAAGGTCGCCTATTTGGCCATTGGCGTGGATCTGGAGGGCCGCAAACACGCCTTGGGCTGCTGGATCCAGGACTCCGAGGGGGCGAAGTTCTGGCAGAAGGTCGTCATCGACCTGCGCAACCGCGGGGTGCGCGACATCCTCATCGCCTGCTGCGACGGGCTGACCGGTCTGCCTGATGCGATCCGCTCGATCTATCCCGATACCGTGGTGCAGACCTGCGTCGTGCACGTCATTAGGAATGCGATGCGCTTCGTGTCTTATAAGGACCGCAAGAAGGTCGCCACCGCGATGCGGGCGATCTACAGTGCGCCGACCGTCGATGGAGCCGAACTCGCACTCAAGGAGTTCGACCAGCAATTCGGCGCCCAATATCCGGGTGCAATTGACGTGTGGCACAACGCCTGGGGGGAATTCGTTCCGTTCCTGGACTATCCGGTGGAGTTGCGCAAGATCGTCTACACCACCAATGCGATCGAGTCGATCAACTTCCAGTTGCGCAAGATCACCAAGAACCGTGGTCATTTCACGGACAAGGACGCCGCGATGAAGTTGCTGTACCTCGGGCTGCGCAACATCTCCAGCGAGAGAGGAGGCTATTCGGGTACTGGAACGCACAACTGGACTGTGGCGCTCAACACACTCGCCAGACTATTCCCTGGGCGAATCCCATTGTGCTAG
- a CDS encoding FkbM family methyltransferase, producing MTHMQAGFAMQVPVDFNLHGYELTVPSGHVLLQFHSPGGGLFQPYREQGLAEVVTALERLGRRGVAVDIGANVGDTLALIARYSTLDVLCVEPSDYFLKYLRDNVARHFADRATVADCYVTAHEDEPARALFHWGGTAKPIDGPYSEQGSIVPIGRLVNEAGNVALVKIDTDGTDLALVVGCLDLPAPAFPIYFELEITTPDRAEATAACTRARQLFARLVQAGYRRAFVWDDPGRFYGRLDLSAEPPVTNLLNYLTHIRHRPVWGFDICVVHDSDSPLAETLSSVISEDLSLPLA from the coding sequence GTGACGCACATGCAGGCAGGCTTCGCGATGCAGGTTCCGGTCGACTTCAACCTGCACGGCTACGAGCTGACCGTGCCGTCCGGGCACGTCCTGCTGCAGTTCCACTCCCCCGGCGGAGGCCTGTTCCAGCCCTACCGCGAGCAAGGCCTGGCCGAGGTGGTGACCGCGCTGGAGCGGCTCGGTCGCCGCGGCGTCGCGGTGGACATCGGCGCCAACGTCGGCGACACCCTGGCCCTCATCGCCCGCTACAGCACGCTGGACGTCCTGTGCGTCGAGCCGTCGGACTACTTCCTGAAGTACCTGCGCGACAACGTCGCTCGGCATTTCGCGGATCGGGCCACGGTCGCGGACTGCTATGTCACGGCGCACGAGGACGAACCCGCCCGGGCGTTGTTCCACTGGGGCGGCACGGCCAAGCCGATCGACGGGCCGTACTCCGAACAGGGCAGCATCGTCCCCATCGGTCGACTGGTCAACGAGGCCGGGAACGTGGCGCTGGTGAAGATCGACACCGACGGCACCGACTTGGCACTCGTCGTCGGCTGCCTGGACCTGCCGGCGCCGGCGTTCCCCATCTACTTCGAGCTCGAGATCACCACCCCCGACCGGGCGGAAGCGACGGCGGCGTGCACGCGGGCCCGGCAACTTTTCGCGCGCCTGGTCCAGGCCGGGTACCGCCGGGCTTTCGTCTGGGACGACCCGGGACGGTTCTACGGCCGCCTCGATCTCTCGGCCGAACCGCCCGTCACCAACCTGCTCAACTACCTCACCCACATCCGGCACCGCCCGGTGTGGGGCTTCGACATCTGCGTCGTTCACGACAGCGACTCGCCGCTGGCGGAAACTCTGTCGAGTGTGATCTCCGAAGACCTGTCACTCCCGTTGGCCTGA
- a CDS encoding SRPBCC family protein — MAKLSGSIDVPLPPETAWQHASDLSRFREWLTIHRVWRSTLPDEIDKGTVIESIVEVKGMYNRIKWTVVRYKPPEGMTLNGDGVGGVKVKLMAKVAPKDDGSVVSFDVHLGGPALFGPIGMIVAAALRSDINESLQNFLTVFTGTGTSSRPGLNGDGRPRH, encoded by the coding sequence ATGGCGAAACTCTCGGGATCCATCGACGTGCCCCTGCCCCCGGAGACGGCCTGGCAGCACGCCTCGGACCTGTCCCGGTTCAGGGAATGGCTGACCATCCATCGGGTGTGGCGCAGCACCCTGCCCGACGAGATCGACAAGGGCACCGTCATCGAGTCGATCGTCGAGGTCAAGGGGATGTACAACCGGATCAAATGGACGGTCGTGCGCTACAAGCCGCCGGAGGGCATGACCCTCAACGGTGACGGTGTCGGCGGCGTCAAGGTCAAGCTGATGGCCAAGGTCGCGCCCAAGGACGACGGCTCCGTCGTCAGCTTCGACGTCCACCTCGGCGGCCCGGCCCTGTTCGGACCGATCGGCATGATCGTCGCGGCGGCATTGCGCAGCGACATCAACGAATCGCTGCAGAACTTCCTCACCGTGTTCACGGGAACCGGCACCTCGTCCCGCCCAGGCCTGAACGGAGACGGCCGCCCCCGCCACTGA
- a CDS encoding transposase gives MTRPRAGITDRHAMWATRKNPADLSCEQRTSLAKIADTNRTLYRAYLLKEQLREVFRVKGTHGRQLLAGWLSWASHSRIPEFAALARSIRRYRDLIWNTLDHGLSNARSEATNTHLRALTKRAYGFHSPDALIAMAMLTRGGLCPALPGRK, from the coding sequence ATGACACGCCCCCGCGCCGGGATCACCGATCGGCACGCCATGTGGGCGACCCGCAAGAACCCGGCTGACCTGTCCTGCGAGCAGCGCACCAGCCTCGCTAAGATCGCCGACACCAACCGCACCCTCTACCGGGCGTATCTGCTCAAAGAGCAACTACGCGAGGTGTTTCGGGTCAAGGGCACCCACGGGCGGCAGCTGCTGGCCGGCTGGCTGTCGTGGGCGTCGCACTCACGCATCCCCGAGTTCGCCGCGCTGGCCCGCAGCATCCGCCGCTACCGCGACCTCATCTGGAACACGCTCGATCACGGCCTGTCCAACGCCCGATCCGAAGCCACCAACACCCACCTGCGGGCATTAACCAAACGCGCCTACGGATTCCACAGCCCAGACGCACTCATCGCCATGGCCATGCTCACCCGAGGCGGCCTTTGCCCAGCACTACCCGGACGGAAATGA
- a CDS encoding serine hydrolase translates to MTKRAATAAVVMLSMAFTGCETAQHLSNPPSAVSQTPPNEFSGVDIPPGRIGDAVSRVDGLVADLMKTSGIPGMAVAIVHGGKTLYAKGFGVRDASRGDRQDNWVDADTVFQLASLSKSVGATVVAHEVTDKVIAWDTPVTSVLPWFSLSDPYVTSHVTVADFYSHRSGLPDHAGDKLEDLGYDRRQTLERLKYLPLAPFRNTYAYTNFGVTTAAEAVAAAAGKPWEDLSGEVLYRPLGMASTSSRYADFLARSDHAVGHVKVGDKWEPRYQRDPDPQSAAGGASSSVNDMARWLAMLLANGAYDGGRITSAEALLPAITPQVVSIPAPNSKARPGFYGHGFNITVSSSGRTELSHSGAFTMGAATNFVVLPSEDLAIVALTNAAPIGVPETLTAEFLDLVQYGQIREDWAGLYQKAMGWMNNPEGSLVGKQPPAHPAPARPLGEYLGVYTSDYWGPAIVTEHDGALQLEMGPKNRTFPLTHWDGDTFTFPVTDENAPPGTISKAVFSGAPATTLNLEYFDSEKLGTFTR, encoded by the coding sequence ATGACGAAACGCGCGGCAACGGCCGCTGTCGTGATGTTGTCGATGGCGTTCACCGGATGCGAAACCGCACAACACCTGTCGAACCCGCCGTCGGCGGTGTCGCAGACCCCACCCAACGAGTTCTCGGGAGTTGACATCCCGCCCGGCCGCATCGGCGACGCCGTATCCAGAGTCGACGGCCTAGTCGCCGACCTGATGAAGACCAGCGGCATCCCGGGCATGGCGGTCGCCATCGTGCACGGAGGGAAAACGCTGTACGCCAAGGGTTTCGGGGTCAGGGACGCGAGCAGGGGTGACCGTCAGGATAACTGGGTCGACGCCGACACCGTCTTCCAGCTGGCATCGTTGTCCAAGTCGGTGGGTGCGACGGTGGTGGCGCACGAGGTGACCGACAAGGTGATCGCCTGGGACACGCCGGTGACGTCGGTGCTGCCGTGGTTCTCGCTGTCCGACCCCTACGTCACCAGCCACGTGACCGTCGCCGACTTCTATTCGCACCGTTCCGGGCTGCCCGACCACGCCGGCGACAAGCTCGAGGACCTGGGCTACGACCGCCGCCAGACGCTGGAGAGGCTGAAGTACCTGCCGCTGGCCCCATTTCGAAACACGTACGCCTACACCAACTTCGGCGTGACAACCGCGGCCGAGGCGGTGGCCGCGGCGGCGGGCAAACCGTGGGAGGACCTTTCCGGCGAGGTGCTCTACCGGCCGCTGGGCATGGCGTCGACGAGCTCGCGCTACGCCGACTTCCTGGCCCGGTCCGACCACGCGGTCGGCCACGTCAAGGTAGGGGACAAGTGGGAGCCGCGCTACCAGCGGGATCCCGACCCCCAGTCGGCCGCCGGTGGCGCGAGCTCCTCGGTCAACGACATGGCGCGCTGGCTGGCGATGCTGTTGGCCAACGGTGCCTACGACGGCGGGCGGATCACCTCGGCCGAAGCGCTGCTGCCCGCCATCACCCCGCAGGTCGTCTCGATCCCGGCCCCAAACTCGAAGGCGCGCCCCGGTTTCTATGGCCACGGGTTCAACATCACGGTGAGCTCGTCGGGACGCACCGAGCTGAGCCATTCCGGCGCCTTCACGATGGGCGCCGCCACCAACTTCGTGGTCTTGCCGTCCGAGGACCTGGCCATCGTCGCGCTGACCAACGCCGCGCCCATCGGAGTGCCGGAGACGCTGACCGCCGAATTCCTGGATCTGGTGCAGTACGGCCAGATCCGCGAGGACTGGGCCGGGCTCTACCAGAAGGCGATGGGCTGGATGAACAACCCCGAGGGCTCGCTGGTCGGCAAGCAGCCCCCCGCCCATCCCGCGCCGGCCAGGCCGCTCGGCGAGTACCTGGGCGTGTACACCAGCGACTACTGGGGCCCGGCGATCGTGACCGAACACGACGGTGCGCTGCAGCTGGAGATGGGTCCCAAAAACCGGACGTTCCCCTTGACGCACTGGGACGGCGATACCTTCACCTTCCCGGTGACCGACGAAAACGCGCCGCCCGGAACGATTTCCAAGGCGGTATTCTCCGGGGCCCCGGCCACCACGCTGAACTTGGAGTACTTCGACTCCGAGAAGCTGGGAACCTTCACCCGATGA